From the genome of Yersinia enterocolitica, one region includes:
- a CDS encoding bifunctional UDP-4-amino-4-deoxy-L-arabinose formyltransferase/UDP-glucuronic acid oxidase ArnA (Bifunctional polymyxin resistance arnA protein; catalyzes the decarboxylation of UDP-glucuronic acid to UDP-4-keto-arabinose and the addition of a formyl group to UDP-4-amino-4-deoxy-L-arabinose to form UDP-L-4-formamido-arabinose; active in certain mutant strains), whose translation MKAIVFAYHDIGCVGLKALVEAGYDIQAVFTHTDDPNENRFFSSVARVAADLELPVFAPDDANHPLWVERIKQLQPDIIFSFYYRNMLCDEILSLAPQGGFNLHGSLLPKYRGRAPINWALVNGETETGVTLHQMVKKADAGPIVGQHKVTISDTDTALTLHAKMREASQELLRDLLPKMKRSSLHLTPQKEADASYFGRRTAADGEVNWQKSASDINNLVRAVTEPYPGAFSYLGQRKLIIWRARPLKMAHGKLPGTILSISPLVVACGEGALEIVTGQGDAGLYVQGSRLAQEMGIVTDVRLANRPSNALKRRTRVLILGVNGFIGNHLTERLLRDDRYEVYGLDIGSDAISRFLDNPFFHFVEGDISIHSEWIEYHIKKCDVILPLVAIATPIEYTRNPLRVFELDFEENLKIVRDCVKYNKRIVFPSTSEVYGMCDDKEFDEDSSRLIVGPINKQRWIYSVSKQLLDRVIWAYGAKENLRFTLFRPFNWMGPRLDNLDAARIGSSRAITQLILNLVEGSPIQLVDGGAQKRCFTDIHDGIEALFRIIENNDGCCDGQIINIGNPTNEASIRELAQMLLSSFEKHQLRGHFPPFAGFKDIESSAYYGKGYQDVEYRTPSITNARRILHWQPEIALQQTVSETLDFFLRGAVLELGETQKDEHYL comes from the coding sequence ATGAAAGCGATTGTATTTGCCTATCATGATATTGGCTGTGTAGGTCTAAAAGCACTAGTAGAAGCTGGTTACGATATTCAGGCAGTATTTACCCATACTGACGATCCTAATGAGAATCGTTTTTTCTCTTCAGTGGCCCGGGTTGCTGCTGATTTAGAACTTCCTGTATTTGCACCGGATGATGCCAATCATCCGTTATGGGTTGAGCGCATTAAGCAATTACAGCCGGATATTATTTTCTCTTTCTATTATCGCAATATGCTGTGTGATGAAATTTTGTCGTTAGCACCGCAAGGAGGATTCAATTTACACGGCTCCTTGTTGCCGAAATACCGAGGGCGTGCTCCGATTAACTGGGCGCTGGTTAATGGGGAGACCGAAACAGGTGTAACCTTGCACCAAATGGTAAAAAAAGCTGATGCAGGCCCAATTGTGGGTCAGCACAAAGTTACCATCAGCGATACAGATACTGCATTGACATTACATGCAAAAATGCGTGAAGCGTCGCAAGAGTTGTTACGTGATTTATTGCCAAAAATGAAGCGTTCTTCACTGCATCTGACACCACAAAAAGAAGCTGATGCCAGCTATTTTGGCCGTCGAACTGCTGCTGATGGAGAGGTCAATTGGCAAAAGTCAGCATCAGATATCAATAATTTAGTTCGTGCCGTGACGGAGCCTTATCCCGGTGCATTCAGCTATCTTGGACAGCGTAAACTCATCATCTGGCGTGCGCGACCACTGAAGATGGCACACGGAAAGTTACCCGGCACCATACTCTCAATTTCACCTTTAGTTGTCGCCTGCGGTGAAGGTGCGCTGGAGATTGTTACTGGTCAGGGAGACGCTGGTTTGTATGTTCAGGGCAGTCGATTAGCCCAAGAAATGGGCATTGTCACGGATGTGCGTTTAGCTAATAGACCAAGCAATGCTTTGAAAAGACGTACCCGTGTACTGATCCTTGGTGTGAACGGCTTCATTGGTAATCACTTAACCGAACGCTTGTTGCGTGATGACCGTTACGAAGTCTATGGTCTGGATATTGGTTCTGATGCTATTAGTCGTTTCTTGGATAACCCTTTCTTCCATTTCGTGGAAGGCGACATCAGTATTCATTCCGAATGGATCGAATATCATATTAAAAAATGTGATGTCATTTTGCCGCTGGTGGCTATTGCGACGCCAATTGAATATACCCGCAATCCACTGCGTGTTTTCGAATTAGATTTTGAAGAAAATTTAAAGATTGTTCGCGATTGCGTTAAATACAATAAACGTATTGTCTTCCCATCCACTTCTGAAGTTTATGGTATGTGTGATGACAAAGAGTTTGACGAGGACAGTTCGCGACTGATTGTTGGGCCAATTAACAAACAGCGCTGGATATATTCGGTATCCAAACAATTATTGGATCGTGTTATCTGGGCTTATGGTGCGAAAGAAAATCTCAGATTCACATTGTTCCGCCCATTTAACTGGATGGGGCCACGTCTGGATAACCTTGACGCTGCTCGTATTGGCAGTTCCCGCGCCATTACACAATTGATATTAAATCTGGTTGAAGGCTCTCCTATTCAACTGGTTGATGGCGGCGCGCAAAAACGCTGTTTTACTGATATTCATGATGGCATTGAAGCGCTATTTCGCATTATTGAGAACAATGATGGCTGCTGTGATGGTCAGATAATCAATATTGGTAACCCGACGAATGAGGCTAGTATTCGCGAATTAGCGCAAATGCTGCTGAGTAGTTTTGAAAAACATCAATTACGTGGTCACTTCCCACCATTTGCTGGCTTTAAAGATATCGAAAGCAGTGCCTATTATGGTAAAGGCTACCAAGATGTCGAATATCGCACCCCCAGCATCACGAATGCGCGACGTATTTTACATTGGCAGCCAGAAATCGCTTTGCAGCAAACTGTCAGCGAAACCTTGGATTTCTTCCTTCGTGGTGCTGTACTCGAACTGGGTGAAACCCAAAAGGATGAGCATTATCTATGA